A DNA window from Haliovirga abyssi contains the following coding sequences:
- the map gene encoding type I methionyl aminopeptidase, which yields MIIYKTREEIKKIEKADKILAEILDDLLPKYIKAGVTTYELDKIAEDYILSKGAKPGFKGYRAGYLTFPSTLCTSINEEVVHGIPSKKRKLKDGDIISVDVGSIVEGYYGDSARTYSVGKIDDIAKKLMDVTEKSLYIGIEQAKVGNRISDIGHAIQEYIELNGFGVVRDYCGHGVGRYLHEDPQIPNFGPVGRGSKIEDGMVIAIEPMATEGSYKVKTLHDGWTVITKDKKRAAHFEHSIAIIDGKPVILSKL from the coding sequence ATGATAATCTATAAAACAAGAGAAGAGATAAAAAAAATAGAGAAAGCTGATAAAATATTAGCTGAAATATTAGATGATCTACTACCAAAATATATAAAAGCTGGAGTAACAACATATGAATTAGATAAAATTGCAGAAGATTATATTTTATCAAAGGGAGCAAAACCAGGATTTAAAGGATATAGAGCTGGATATTTAACATTTCCAAGCACTTTATGCACTTCTATAAATGAAGAAGTAGTGCATGGAATTCCTTCTAAAAAGAGAAAGTTAAAAGATGGAGATATTATAAGTGTTGATGTAGGAAGCATAGTTGAAGGATATTATGGAGATTCAGCAAGAACATATTCTGTAGGAAAAATAGATGATATTGCTAAAAAATTAATGGACGTTACTGAAAAATCTTTATATATAGGGATAGAACAAGCAAAAGTTGGAAATAGAATATCAGATATAGGGCATGCCATTCAAGAATATATAGAATTAAATGGATTTGGAGTAGTAAGAGATTATTGCGGGCATGGAGTAGGTAGATATTTACATGAAGATCCTCAAATACCTAATTTTGGTCCTGTAGGAAGAGGCTCTAAAATAGAAGATGGTATGGTAATAGCAATAGAACCAATGGCAACAGAAGGTAGTTATAAGGTAAAAACTCTTCATGATGGTTGGACAGTTATAACAAAAGATAAAAAAAGAGCAGCACATTTTGAACACAGTATAGCAATAATTGATGGAAAACCTGTAATTTTAAGCAAACTATGA
- a CDS encoding 3-isopropylmalate dehydrogenase encodes MEVKRIALIPGDGIGKEVIPEGVKVLKAAAEAEGFKLEFTNFDFGADRYLRDNGHLIDDDELEELKKYDAIYLGAVGDPRVPAGVLEHGILLKLRFDLDLYLNLRPIKLFDEKYCPLKNKTTADIDFTVIRENTEDLYISAGGFLRKGTPQEIATQEMIATRFGVERAIRYAFEEARRINKKKTVALCDKSNVLTYAHNLWLRAFNEIGEEYPDIKKEHYYVDAICMKMVRSPEIFDVIVTPNMFGDIITDLGAEIQGGMGTAVSGNVNPNGISMFEPVHGSAPDIAGQGIANPIAAILSAAQMMDVLGFETASKKIEKAVIRAMEEKETTKDMGGTLNTAQAGDVIAKFVKEA; translated from the coding sequence ATGGAAGTAAAGAGAATAGCATTAATACCAGGAGATGGAATAGGAAAAGAAGTTATTCCTGAAGGAGTAAAAGTATTAAAAGCGGCAGCCGAAGCAGAAGGATTTAAGTTAGAATTCACTAATTTTGATTTTGGTGCAGATAGATATTTAAGAGATAATGGTCATTTAATAGATGATGATGAGTTAGAAGAATTGAAAAAATATGATGCAATTTATCTTGGAGCTGTTGGAGATCCAAGAGTTCCGGCTGGAGTGTTAGAGCATGGAATTTTATTGAAATTAAGATTTGATTTAGATTTATATTTAAATTTAAGACCAATAAAATTATTTGATGAAAAATATTGTCCTTTGAAAAATAAAACAACAGCAGATATAGATTTTACAGTAATTAGAGAAAATACAGAGGATCTATATATTTCAGCAGGTGGATTTTTAAGAAAAGGGACTCCACAAGAAATTGCAACTCAAGAAATGATAGCTACAAGATTTGGAGTTGAAAGAGCTATTCGTTATGCGTTTGAAGAAGCTAGAAGAATAAATAAAAAGAAAACAGTAGCACTTTGTGATAAATCAAACGTATTGACTTATGCACATAATTTATGGCTAAGAGCATTTAATGAAATTGGAGAAGAATACCCAGATATAAAAAAAGAACATTATTATGTAGATGCAATTTGTATGAAAATGGTGAGAAGTCCTGAAATATTTGATGTAATAGTAACACCAAATATGTTTGGAGATATAATAACTGATTTGGGAGCAGAGATACAAGGTGGAATGGGAACTGCTGTTTCTGGAAATGTAAATCCAAATGGAATATCTATGTTTGAGCCTGTACATGGATCTGCACCTGATATAGCAGGACAAGGAATAGCTAATCCAATTGCAGCAATATTATCAGCGGCACAAATGATGGATGTATTAGGATTTGAAACTGCATCTAAGAAAATAGAAAAAGCAGTAATAAGAGCTATGGAAGAAAAAGAAACAACTAAAGATATGGGTGGAACATTAAATACAGCACAAGCTGGAGATGTAATAGCTAAATTTGTAAAAGAGGCATAA
- a CDS encoding adenylate kinase, which produces MNIMLLGAPGAGKGTQAKYLIENFGIPQISTGDILRAAVKSGTEMGIKAKNYMDKGELVPDDVILGIIKDRLAEDDCKKGFILDGFPRTVAQADSLEVVLKELGKKMDGVIALTVKDEELITRLTGRRVCKDCGSSFHIKFNPPKVENICDYCGGELIIRKDDNIDTVKNRLEVYKKQTEPLIEYYRNKGSFIEINGEQDITAIRKDIVEALKGE; this is translated from the coding sequence ATGAATATAATGTTATTGGGGGCACCTGGAGCAGGAAAAGGAACACAGGCTAAATATTTAATAGAAAACTTTGGAATTCCACAAATATCAACAGGTGATATTTTAAGAGCAGCTGTAAAAAGTGGAACTGAAATGGGAATAAAAGCTAAAAATTATATGGATAAAGGTGAATTAGTTCCAGATGATGTAATACTTGGAATAATAAAAGATAGATTGGCTGAAGATGATTGTAAAAAAGGATTTATTTTAGATGGATTTCCTAGAACAGTTGCACAAGCAGATAGTTTAGAAGTAGTATTAAAAGAGTTAGGGAAAAAAATGGATGGAGTAATAGCATTAACTGTAAAAGATGAAGAATTAATAACAAGATTAACTGGAAGAAGAGTATGTAAAGATTGTGGTTCAAGTTTTCATATTAAATTTAATCCACCAAAAGTAGAGAATATATGTGATTATTGTGGTGGAGAATTAATTATAAGAAAAGATGATAATATAGATACTGTAAAAAATAGATTAGAAGTATATAAAAAACAAACAGAACCATTAATAGAATATTATAGAAATAAAGGAAGTTTTATTGAAATTAATGGAGAACAAGATATAACAGCAATAAGAAAAGATATAGTAGAGGCTTTAAAAGGGGAATAG
- the rpsK gene encoding 30S ribosomal protein S11, whose product MAKKRESSSKKKKLRNIPSGIAYIHSTFNNTIITITDEQGSVITWKSGGQAGFKGTKKGTPFAAQLAAEEAAGIAMENGIKKLEVRVKGPGSGREASIRSLQAVGIEVTAIRDITPIPHNGCRPPKRRRV is encoded by the coding sequence GTGGCTAAGAAAAGAGAGTCATCAAGCAAGAAGAAAAAATTAAGAAATATTCCTTCTGGGATTGCATATATACATTCAACATTTAATAACACTATAATCACAATAACAGATGAACAAGGAAGTGTTATTACTTGGAAAAGTGGAGGGCAAGCAGGATTTAAAGGTACCAAAAAAGGTACTCCATTTGCAGCACAATTAGCAGCTGAAGAAGCAGCTGGAATTGCAATGGAAAATGGTATTAAAAAATTAGAAGTTAGAGTAAAAGGGCCAGGATCTGGTAGAGAAGCATCTATAAGATCATTACAAGCTGTTGGAATTGAAGTTACTGCAATAAGAGATATTACACCAATTCCACATAATGGTTGTAGACCGCCAAAAAGAAGAAGAGTATAA
- the rplQ gene encoding 50S ribosomal protein L17 has protein sequence MRHHKAYRKLGRRSDHRKAMLKNLTISLLDKERIETTVTRAKELRKFAERMITLGKKGTLHDRRRAFAFLRSEEVVYKLFSDIAKRYEDRNGGYTRIMKTAVRRGDSAEMAIIELV, from the coding sequence ATGCGTCATCATAAAGCGTATAGAAAGTTAGGTAGAAGAAGTGATCATAGAAAAGCTATGTTAAAAAACTTAACAATCTCTTTACTAGATAAAGAAAGAATTGAAACTACTGTAACAAGAGCAAAAGAACTTAGAAAATTTGCAGAAAGAATGATTACTTTAGGTAAAAAAGGAACTCTGCATGATAGAAGAAGAGCTTTTGCATTTTTAAGAAGTGAAGAAGTAGTTTATAAATTATTTTCTGATATCGCTAAGAGATATGAAGATAGAAATGGTGGATATACTAGAATTATGAAAACAGCAGTAAGAAGAGGCGATTCTGCAGAAATGGCAATAATCGAACTTGTATAA
- the rpsM gene encoding 30S ribosomal protein S13: MARIAGVDIPRNKRVEISLTYIYGIGRKRSLEVLGKAGVNPDIRVKDLTEDEVGKIRNVITEELKVEGDLRKEVRLNIKRLMDIKSYRGLRHRNGLPVRGQKTKTNARTRKGPAKAAVKKKK, from the coding sequence GTGGCTAGAATCGCCGGAGTTGATATACCACGTAATAAAAGAGTTGAAATTTCTTTAACTTATATTTATGGAATCGGTAGAAAGAGATCTCTTGAAGTACTTGGAAAAGCAGGAGTAAATCCTGATATAAGAGTAAAAGATTTAACAGAAGATGAAGTTGGAAAAATCAGAAATGTTATTACTGAAGAATTAAAAGTAGAGGGAGACCTTAGAAAAGAAGTAAGACTTAATATAAAAAGACTTATGGATATAAAAAGTTATAGAGGGCTAAGACATAGAAATGGATTGCCTGTTAGGGGACAAAAAACAAAAACTAATGCAAGGACAAGAAAAGGTCCTGCAAAGGCAGCTGTTAAAAAGAAAAAATAA
- a CDS encoding CBASS cGAMP-activated phospholipase, translating into MQKEIVKILTIDGGGIRGLIPSIILKELESKLQKLGNDKKFYEIFDLIAGTSTGGIIALGLSVPPNGLKTEEIINFYETDGKKIFPNDIFSKLKNDIRQLTDEKYEKKPLEKILKNIFNEYTLQDSLTNLLIPAYDTENRNTIFFKKRARKKWQKKDLNFYMKDVARATSAAPTFFEASKITSVNKEKKICCIDGGVFCNNPAMAGYIEALKIFPNAKEYVIVSLGTGQDRKKYDYNEIKDWGIIDWVNPIKGTPILSILTGGESASVNHQMKNIPNVNFFRYDDKNLLKECEAIDDSSNENRERLKKIAFNIIKENEESLDEICKILLGKEF; encoded by the coding sequence ATGCAAAAAGAAATTGTAAAAATATTAACAATAGATGGGGGAGGAATTAGAGGATTAATTCCATCTATTATTTTAAAAGAATTAGAGTCAAAATTACAAAAATTAGGAAATGATAAAAAATTTTATGAAATATTTGATTTAATAGCAGGTACATCTACTGGTGGAATAATCGCATTAGGACTTTCAGTTCCACCAAATGGATTAAAAACAGAAGAAATAATAAATTTTTATGAAACTGATGGAAAAAAAATATTTCCAAATGATATTTTTTCAAAATTAAAAAATGATATTAGACAATTAACAGATGAAAAATATGAAAAAAAACCATTAGAAAAAATTTTAAAGAATATATTTAATGAATATACATTACAGGATAGTTTAACTAATTTATTAATACCTGCATATGATACTGAAAATAGGAATACAATATTTTTTAAAAAAAGAGCTAGAAAAAAATGGCAAAAAAAGGATTTGAATTTTTATATGAAAGATGTAGCAAGGGCAACATCTGCAGCTCCAACTTTTTTTGAAGCTAGTAAGATTACATCTGTTAATAAAGAGAAAAAGATATGTTGTATAGATGGGGGAGTTTTTTGTAATAATCCAGCAATGGCTGGATACATAGAGGCGTTAAAAATTTTTCCTAATGCAAAAGAGTATGTAATAGTATCATTGGGAACTGGACAAGATAGGAAGAAGTATGATTATAATGAAATAAAAGACTGGGGAATAATAGATTGGGTTAATCCAATAAAGGGAACTCCAATATTAAGTATATTAACAGGTGGAGAATCTGCAAGCGTAAACCATCAAATGAAAAACATACCAAATGTAAATTTTTTTAGATATGATGATAAAAATTTATTAAAAGAATGTGAAGCAATTGATGATTCTAGTAATGAAAATAGAGAAAGATTAAAAAAAATAGCATTTAATATAATAAAAGAAAATGAAGAAAGTTTAGATGAAATTTGTAAAATTTTGTTAGGTAAGGAATTTTAA
- a CDS encoding DNA-directed RNA polymerase subunit alpha, with protein sequence MLKIEKISKNITISEEKINEKSYVYTVEPLYRGYGNTLGNALRRVLLSSIPGAAIKGLKIDGVLNEFSTIEGVKEAVTDIILNIKEIVVKTEVPGERKMSLTVTGPKEITGADIICDPDLEIVNKDKVIATVTTDREINMEFLVDTGESFVVAEDIDNSNWEIGYIPVDAIYTPIRTISYRVEDTMVGRITNYDKLIMNIETDGSVKINDAISYAVELLENHLNPFLEIGNKMETFKEEQEEIAEEELKEQEKKEKEKEISNLKIDELDLTVRSYNCLKKAGIESLGELGGLGVSELLKIKNLGRKSLTEIMEKLKEYGFDVSTEA encoded by the coding sequence ATGTTGAAAATTGAAAAGATTTCAAAGAATATCACAATAAGTGAAGAAAAAATTAATGAAAAATCATATGTATATACGGTAGAACCGTTATATAGAGGGTATGGGAATACTTTAGGAAATGCTTTGAGAAGAGTATTATTATCATCTATTCCTGGAGCAGCAATAAAAGGATTAAAAATAGATGGTGTACTAAATGAATTTTCTACTATCGAAGGAGTAAAAGAAGCTGTAACTGATATAATATTAAATATTAAAGAGATTGTAGTTAAAACTGAGGTTCCAGGTGAAAGAAAAATGTCTTTAACTGTAACAGGACCTAAAGAAATTACAGGAGCAGATATCATATGTGATCCAGACTTAGAAATAGTTAATAAAGATAAAGTTATAGCAACAGTTACTACAGATAGAGAAATAAATATGGAGTTTTTAGTAGATACAGGTGAAAGCTTTGTAGTTGCTGAAGATATTGATAATAGTAATTGGGAAATAGGATATATTCCAGTAGATGCTATATATACTCCAATAAGAACTATAAGCTACCGTGTAGAAGATACAATGGTAGGAAGAATAACAAATTATGATAAATTGATAATGAACATCGAAACAGATGGAAGTGTCAAAATAAATGATGCTATTAGTTATGCTGTAGAATTATTAGAAAATCATTTAAATCCATTCTTAGAGATTGGAAATAAAATGGAGACTTTTAAAGAAGAGCAAGAAGAGATAGCTGAAGAAGAATTAAAAGAGCAGGAAAAGAAAGAAAAAGAAAAAGAGATTTCAAATTTAAAAATAGATGAACTTGATTTAACTGTAAGATCATATAACTGTTTGAAAAAAGCAGGAATAGAGAGCTTAGGAGAGTTAGGTGGATTAGGTGTATCGGAACTTTTAAAGATAAAAAATCTTGGAAGAAAATCTCTAACAGAGATAATGGAAAAATTAAAAGAATATGGATTTGATGTTTCTACAGAAGCATAA
- the secY gene encoding preprotein translocase subunit SecY, translating to MSMLQNFSDKIMGINKIPDLRKKVIFTLIMFLVARVGTHIPSPGVDVARLTSMVNTNDILGFINMFSGGAFKRVSIFALGVMPYINASIVVQLLTVIVPQLEEMQKEERERAKIVQWTRYLTIIIGGIQGFGVSIWLQSMGLVYNPGFLFLFTTVTILTAGTVFLMWLGEQITVNGVGNGISLIIFLNIIARMPAALIQSVQKMSGSKFFIIEISFLILIVVAITAAIVAFQLANRKIPIQYAGKGFGGKNSIASKTYLPLKINTAGVIPIIFASVLLMLPAMLVKALPNTDLRVFLERIFSTTSPVYLTLYAALVIFFTFFYTAIMFDPEKVAENLKKSGGTIPGIRPGSETVDYLEKVVTRITFGGAIFLALIAIVPMLIFGMFGLPVYISGTGLLIIVGVALDTVQQINANLVVREYEGFLS from the coding sequence TTGTCTATGTTACAAAATTTTTCTGATAAAATAATGGGTATAAACAAAATACCTGATTTAAGAAAAAAAGTAATTTTTACACTAATAATGTTTTTAGTTGCCAGGGTGGGAACTCATATTCCTTCCCCTGGAGTTGATGTAGCTAGACTTACTTCTATGGTTAATACTAATGATATTTTAGGATTCATCAATATGTTCTCTGGAGGAGCTTTTAAAAGAGTTTCAATTTTTGCACTAGGGGTTATGCCTTACATTAATGCTTCAATCGTAGTTCAATTACTAACAGTAATAGTTCCACAACTTGAAGAGATGCAAAAAGAAGAAAGAGAAAGAGCTAAAATAGTACAATGGACAAGATATCTTACTATTATAATAGGTGGAATACAAGGATTTGGTGTAAGTATATGGTTGCAATCAATGGGATTAGTTTATAATCCAGGATTTTTATTTTTATTTACAACTGTAACTATACTAACTGCTGGAACTGTATTCTTAATGTGGCTTGGAGAGCAAATAACTGTTAATGGAGTTGGAAATGGTATTTCATTAATAATATTTTTAAATATTATTGCAAGAATGCCAGCAGCACTTATACAGTCAGTACAAAAAATGAGTGGAAGTAAATTTTTCATAATTGAAATCTCATTTCTAATACTTATAGTTGTGGCAATAACTGCAGCAATAGTAGCATTCCAATTAGCTAATAGAAAAATACCTATTCAATATGCAGGAAAAGGTTTTGGAGGTAAAAATTCAATAGCTTCTAAAACATATTTGCCATTGAAAATAAATACAGCAGGTGTAATACCAATAATATTTGCTTCAGTTTTGTTAATGTTACCAGCTATGCTAGTGAAAGCATTACCAAATACTGATTTAAGAGTATTTTTAGAAAGAATTTTTTCAACTACAAGTCCAGTATATTTAACATTATATGCGGCACTTGTGATATTCTTTACTTTTTTCTATACTGCAATTATGTTTGATCCTGAAAAAGTAGCTGAAAATTTGAAAAAAAGTGGAGGCACAATTCCAGGAATAAGACCAGGTAGTGAAACAGTAGATTATCTTGAAAAAGTTGTTACAAGAATAACTTTTGGAGGAGCTATTTTCTTAGCTTTAATAGCTATAGTTCCAATGCTAATATTTGGTATGTTTGGTCTTCCTGTATACATAAGTGGAACAGGATTACTAATCATTGTTGGAGTAGCGTTAGATACTGTACAACAAATAAATGCGAATTTAGTTGTAAGAGAATATGAAGGATTTTTATCATAA
- the rpsD gene encoding 30S ribosomal protein S4: MARYIGPVCRLCRASGQKLYLKGNRCFSDKCALERRNTKPGMHGASSSKMTEYAVQLREKQKVKNIYGLLEKQFYKYYEEADKKEGITGELLLSLLEQRLDNIIFRLGVAKSRSQARQIVRHKHVKVNGKIVNIPSFRVKEGDVISVSEKSKDITIIKEAVETAKVPSWLDFNAEKLEGKLVQLPKRDAIDYEINEQLIVEFYSR, translated from the coding sequence ATGGCTAGATATATAGGGCCAGTTTGTAGACTTTGTAGAGCATCAGGACAAAAACTTTATTTAAAAGGTAATAGATGTTTTTCTGATAAATGTGCTTTAGAAAGAAGAAATACAAAACCTGGAATGCATGGAGCTTCAAGTAGCAAAATGACAGAATATGCAGTACAATTAAGAGAAAAACAAAAAGTTAAAAATATATATGGGTTACTTGAAAAACAATTTTATAAATATTATGAAGAAGCAGACAAAAAAGAAGGAATTACAGGTGAATTATTACTTAGTTTGCTAGAACAAAGATTAGATAATATTATATTTAGATTGGGAGTAGCAAAATCAAGAAGTCAAGCTAGACAAATAGTAAGACATAAACATGTGAAAGTAAATGGAAAAATTGTAAATATCCCATCTTTTAGAGTTAAAGAAGGAGATGTTATATCTGTTTCAGAAAAATCAAAAGATATTACAATTATAAAAGAAGCAGTAGAAACAGCAAAAGTTCCTTCATGGTTAGATTTTAATGCTGAAAAACTAGAAGGTAAATTAGTACAATTACCTAAAAGAGATGCAATTGACTATGAAATAAATGAACAATTGATAGTTGAGTTCTACTCTAGATAA
- a CDS encoding tRNA threonylcarbamoyladenosine dehydratase, with the protein MNTIFTRTETAIGKDNLNKLKKSRIIIFGVGGVGSFSAESLARVGIGEITIVDFDTIDITNVNRQIEATTLNIGKNKVDEMAYRMSIINPELKINILKEKVSTKNISSFNIKNYDYVIDAIDDVPAKIAIIKHAYENRVKIISSMGAGRKIDPTRFKVADISKTNTCPLAKTIRLNLRKIGINKGVKTVFSDEIPKNRSSQLIGSLSFVPSVVGLIISSVVVRELIDF; encoded by the coding sequence ATGAACACAATTTTTACAAGAACAGAAACTGCTATTGGAAAAGATAATCTAAATAAATTAAAAAAATCTAGAATAATAATTTTTGGAGTTGGAGGAGTTGGTTCTTTTTCAGCAGAATCTCTTGCCCGCGTTGGTATAGGCGAAATCACTATTGTTGATTTTGATACAATTGATATTACTAATGTAAATCGACAAATAGAGGCTACTACTCTTAATATAGGGAAAAATAAAGTTGATGAAATGGCATATAGAATGTCTATTATAAATCCGGAGCTTAAAATCAATATATTAAAAGAAAAAGTATCCACTAAAAATATTTCATCATTTAATATAAAAAATTATGATTATGTCATAGATGCAATTGATGATGTCCCTGCTAAAATAGCAATAATAAAACACGCATATGAAAATAGAGTAAAAATAATAAGTTCTATGGGGGCTGGAAGAAAAATAGATCCAACTAGATTTAAAGTAGCTGATATATCAAAAACTAATACTTGTCCACTAGCAAAAACTATCAGACTCAATTTAAGAAAAATCGGTATAAATAAAGGTGTTAAAACTGTTTTTTCTGACGAAATACCTAAAAATAGATCTTCTCAACTAATAGGTTCTCTCTCTTTTGTTCCTTCTGTAGTTGGGCTAATTATTTCATCGGTAGTTGTTCGAGAATTAATAGATTTTTAA
- the infA gene encoding translation initiation factor IF-1 has protein sequence MAKEDVIELEGKVLESLPNAMFKVELENGHVILGHISGKMRMNYIKILPGDKVTVQISPYDLTRGRIVYRKK, from the coding sequence ATGGCTAAAGAAGATGTAATAGAGTTGGAAGGTAAGGTTTTAGAATCTTTACCAAACGCAATGTTTAAAGTTGAACTAGAAAATGGACATGTTATTTTAGGACATATTTCTGGTAAAATGAGAATGAACTATATAAAAATTCTTCCAGGTGATAAAGTAACAGTTCAAATATCACCATATGATTTAACAAGAGGAAGAATAGTATATAGAAAAAAATAA
- the rpmJ gene encoding 50S ribosomal protein L36: MKVRASVKPICEKCKIVKRKGRVMVICENPKHKQKQG; this comes from the coding sequence ATGAAAGTCAGAGCATCTGTAAAACCAATCTGCGAAAAATGTAAAATAGTAAAAAGAAAAGGCAGAGTAATGGTAATTTGCGAGAATCCTAAGCACAAACAAAAACAAGGGTAA
- a CDS encoding diguanylate cyclase domain-containing protein: MDIILKVAIIILGVIILLFIRSQKKIKYEKMILEDENESLKTDNEDIKEQLKKGRKINMELYSEINNESNNLEIENAKLFYKNLESELYRKGRNSAFIFSVIIVSIDYYEEYKKLYTEKVEEFKNRLETDLNYGRRKIDILSRGKKDDSWILLLPMTDKDGAAVVIDRIKNISKKYSDNPVISLTIVALEVENCEDVNEIFFNLEERVKKLQNSGGNTSIVDKI, translated from the coding sequence ATGGATATAATATTGAAAGTTGCTATTATAATATTAGGAGTTATAATACTTTTATTTATTAGAAGTCAAAAAAAAATAAAATATGAAAAAATGATTTTAGAAGATGAAAACGAAAGTTTAAAAACAGATAATGAGGATATAAAAGAACAACTAAAAAAAGGACGAAAAATAAACATGGAATTATATAGTGAAATCAATAATGAAAGTAATAATTTAGAAATAGAAAATGCTAAACTTTTTTATAAAAATTTAGAAAGTGAATTATATAGAAAAGGCAGAAATTCAGCATTTATATTTTCAGTAATTATAGTGTCAATAGATTATTATGAAGAGTATAAAAAATTATATACAGAGAAAGTAGAAGAGTTTAAAAACAGATTAGAAACAGATTTAAATTATGGTAGAAGAAAAATAGATATATTATCAAGAGGAAAAAAAGATGATAGTTGGATATTATTGTTGCCAATGACAGATAAAGATGGGGCTGCTGTTGTAATAGATAGAATTAAAAATATAAGTAAAAAGTATAGTGATAATCCTGTAATAAGCTTGACAATAGTGGCATTAGAAGTAGAAAATTGTGAAGATGTTAATGAAATATTTTTTAATTTGGAAGAGAGAGTAAAAAAACTGCAAAATAGTGGTGGAAATACAAGTATAGTAGATAAAATATAA